One Bradyrhizobium zhanjiangense DNA segment encodes these proteins:
- a CDS encoding DUF1465 family protein, protein MERLQADGALVQLSERFTNSAAFSVLFREGMDLVEETAAYLDGAGRTEAKALDRAVSLTYATESMRLTTRLMQLASWLLLHRAVKEGEMTLSQANREKTKVKLTAADPGPADTIEKLPSQLQDLIHRSMSLQTRVRRLDTTIHTPPAEHVPIGNPLVPHLNALKAAFER, encoded by the coding sequence ATGGAACGTTTGCAGGCCGACGGCGCTCTCGTTCAACTCAGCGAGCGGTTCACCAATTCTGCGGCGTTCAGCGTCCTGTTCCGCGAGGGCATGGACCTCGTCGAAGAGACCGCCGCCTATCTCGACGGCGCCGGCCGCACGGAGGCCAAGGCGCTCGACCGTGCCGTCAGCCTGACTTATGCGACCGAGAGCATGCGTCTCACCACCCGCCTGATGCAGCTCGCCTCGTGGCTGCTGCTGCACCGCGCGGTGAAGGAAGGCGAAATGACGCTGAGCCAGGCCAACCGCGAGAAGACCAAGGTCAAGCTCACCGCCGCCGATCCCGGCCCCGCCGACACCATCGAGAAGCTGCCCTCGCAGCTCCAGGATCTGATCCACCGCTCGATGAGCCTCCAGACCCGCGTCCGCCGTCTCGACACCACCATCCACACCCCGCCGGCCGAGCACGTCCCGATCGGCAACCCGCTGGTGCCGCACCTCAACGCGCTCAAGGCCGCGTTCGAGCGGTAG
- a CDS encoding peptidoglycan -binding protein → MALARGRRSEGAFNYWPGFVDALSTLVLSIVFLLSVFLVVQFFLSQEVTGKDKALEQLNAKIAQLNELLSLEKLGKLSLDDQVSQLRAGLASAESERDRMKGLYEGLANAGSDAQGKTAELGKALDSEKAVSARALAQIEVLNQQISALRRQLAALEEALDASEKRDKESQNRIADLGARLNVALAQRVQELSRYRSEFFGRLRAILGNRPDIRIVGDRFVFQSEVFFDTGQATLLPEGRAELDTLATALIDLDKKIPSEIPWVLRVDGHTDVRPVNGPNFKSNWDLSAARSISVVQYLISLGVPAQRLVAAGFGEFQPLDTGNTEEAYKRNRRIELKLTER, encoded by the coding sequence ATGGCTCTTGCCCGCGGCCGCCGCAGTGAAGGCGCCTTCAACTACTGGCCCGGCTTCGTCGACGCGCTGTCGACGCTGGTGCTGTCGATCGTGTTCCTGCTGTCGGTGTTTTTGGTCGTGCAGTTCTTCCTGTCGCAGGAGGTCACCGGCAAGGACAAGGCGCTGGAGCAGCTCAACGCCAAGATCGCGCAGCTCAATGAGCTCTTATCGCTGGAGAAGCTCGGCAAGCTCTCGCTCGACGACCAGGTGTCGCAACTGAGGGCCGGCCTTGCCTCGGCCGAATCCGAACGCGACCGCATGAAGGGCCTCTATGAAGGTCTCGCCAATGCCGGCAGCGACGCGCAAGGCAAGACCGCCGAGCTCGGCAAGGCACTGGACTCCGAGAAAGCGGTCTCGGCGCGGGCGCTGGCGCAGATCGAGGTGCTGAACCAGCAGATCAGCGCGCTGCGCCGGCAATTGGCGGCGCTGGAAGAGGCGCTGGATGCCTCCGAGAAGCGCGACAAGGAATCGCAGAACCGGATCGCCGATCTCGGCGCCCGCCTGAACGTGGCGCTGGCGCAGCGCGTGCAGGAATTGTCGCGCTACCGCTCGGAGTTCTTCGGCCGCCTGCGCGCCATCCTCGGCAACCGCCCCGACATCCGCATCGTCGGCGACCGTTTCGTGTTCCAGTCCGAAGTGTTCTTCGACACCGGACAGGCGACCTTGCTGCCCGAGGGCCGCGCCGAGCTCGACACCTTGGCGACCGCGCTGATCGACCTCGACAAGAAGATCCCGAGCGAGATTCCCTGGGTGCTGCGCGTCGATGGTCACACCGACGTGCGTCCGGTCAACGGCCCGAACTTCAAGTCGAACTGGGACTTGTCCGCCGCCCGCTCCATCTCGGTGGTGCAATACCTGATCTCGCTCGGCGTGCCCGCCCAGCGCCTCGTCGCCGCCGGTTTTGGTGAATTCCAGCCGCTCGATACCGGCAACACGGAAGAGGCCTACAAGCGCAACCGCCGCATCGAGCTGAAGCTGACGGAGCGGTAG
- a CDS encoding ABC transporter ATP-binding protein/permease, producing MSAVERLDEQYVQPEMNSQSADTPSIEADLIEQPAKGRAKLRPLLALAPYVSRYRGRAALAFVALTVAALTTLLVPVAVRRMIDFGLTPEGIELINSYFSVMLAVVAVLAMASAARYYLVMTIGERIVADLRRDVFGHLLSLSPTFFDSARSGELISRLTADTTQIKSAVGASVSIALRNLMMFLGAAAMMVITSPKLSGFVLLAIPLIVLPLVAFGRWVRRLSRNAQDTLADASAYAGELVGAIRTVQAYTSEQFAEKRFGGNVEQAYEAARTSTQARAVLTAIIIFIVFASVVAILWIGSHDVLTGAITPGRLGQFVLYAVFAAAGLGQLSEVWGEVSAASGAAERLFEILHVSPEITAPASPRALPVPARGEVGFDRVSFAYPARPDVKVLDTVSFTVRPGEKVAIVGPSGAGKSTIFHLLLRFYDPRSGAIALDGVPVRSADPHDVRARIALVPQESVVFAASARENIRFGRPDATDTEVERAAELAHAAEFIRRLPEGFETALGERGVTLSGGQRQRIAIARAILRNAPLLLLDEATSALDAESETLVQTALEELMRHRTTLVIAHRLATVLSCDRILVMDQGRIVEQGTHAELVAANGLYARLARLQFEGA from the coding sequence ATGAGCGCAGTGGAACGGCTTGATGAACAGTATGTTCAGCCCGAAATGAATTCCCAATCCGCCGACACTCCGTCGATCGAGGCCGATCTGATCGAGCAGCCCGCCAAGGGCCGCGCCAAGCTCCGGCCGCTGCTCGCGCTCGCGCCTTATGTGAGCCGCTATCGCGGCCGCGCCGCATTGGCCTTCGTCGCGCTGACGGTCGCGGCACTGACCACGCTGCTGGTACCGGTCGCGGTGCGCCGGATGATCGATTTCGGCCTGACGCCCGAGGGCATCGAGCTGATCAACAGCTATTTCTCGGTAATGCTCGCGGTGGTCGCCGTGCTCGCGATGGCGAGCGCCGCGCGCTACTACCTCGTGATGACGATCGGCGAGCGCATCGTCGCCGACCTCAGGCGCGACGTCTTCGGCCACCTGTTGTCGCTCTCGCCGACCTTCTTCGACTCCGCGCGCAGCGGCGAGCTGATCTCGCGCCTCACCGCCGACACCACCCAGATCAAATCCGCCGTCGGCGCCTCGGTGTCGATCGCGCTGCGCAATCTCATGATGTTCCTCGGCGCCGCCGCGATGATGGTGATCACCAGCCCGAAATTGTCGGGCTTCGTGCTGCTGGCGATACCCTTGATCGTGCTGCCGCTGGTGGCGTTCGGACGCTGGGTGCGGCGGCTGTCGCGCAATGCGCAGGACACGCTCGCCGACGCCTCCGCCTATGCGGGCGAACTGGTCGGCGCGATCCGCACCGTGCAGGCCTATACCAGCGAGCAGTTCGCCGAAAAGCGCTTCGGCGGCAATGTCGAGCAGGCCTATGAGGCGGCGCGGACCTCGACCCAGGCCCGCGCCGTGCTCACTGCCATCATCATCTTCATCGTATTCGCAAGCGTGGTCGCGATCCTCTGGATCGGCTCGCATGACGTGCTCACCGGTGCGATCACGCCGGGCCGGCTCGGTCAGTTCGTGCTCTATGCGGTGTTCGCCGCGGCGGGCCTCGGCCAGCTCAGCGAGGTCTGGGGTGAGGTGTCGGCGGCCTCGGGCGCGGCCGAGCGCCTGTTCGAGATCTTGCATGTAAGTCCTGAGATCACCGCGCCTGCGTCGCCGCGCGCGCTGCCGGTGCCGGCACGCGGCGAGGTCGGCTTCGATCGGGTCAGCTTCGCCTATCCGGCGCGGCCCGATGTCAAGGTGCTCGACACCGTGTCGTTCACCGTGCGCCCCGGCGAGAAGGTTGCGATCGTCGGCCCCTCCGGCGCCGGCAAGAGCACGATCTTTCATCTGCTGCTGCGCTTCTACGATCCGCGCAGCGGCGCGATCGCGCTCGACGGCGTGCCGGTCAGGTCCGCCGATCCGCACGATGTCCGCGCTCGCATCGCGCTGGTGCCGCAGGAATCCGTAGTGTTCGCGGCAAGCGCCCGCGAGAACATCCGCTTCGGTCGTCCCGATGCCACCGATACCGAGGTCGAGCGCGCCGCCGAGCTCGCGCATGCCGCCGAGTTCATCCGCCGCCTGCCCGAAGGCTTCGAGACGGCGCTCGGCGAGCGCGGCGTGACGCTCTCCGGTGGCCAGCGCCAGCGCATCGCCATCGCCCGCGCCATACTGCGCAATGCGCCGCTGCTGCTGCTCGATGAAGCCACCTCCGCGCTCGATGCCGAAAGCGAGACGCTGGTACAGACCGCGCTGGAAGAGCTGATGCGCCACCGCACCACGCTGGTGATCGCGCATCGCCTCGCCACCGTGCTCTCCTGCGACCGCATCCTGGTGATGGACCAGGGCAGGATCGTCGAGCAGGGCACGCATGCCGAGCTGGTCGCCGCGAACGGCCTCTATGCGCGGCTGGCGCGGTTGCAGTTCGAGGGGGCGTGA
- the rpmE gene encoding 50S ribosomal protein L31, which translates to MKAEIHPNYHTIKVVMTDGTEYLTRSTWGKEGDTLNLDIDPKSHPAWTGGSAQIMDRGGRVSRFQKKFSGFLKKD; encoded by the coding sequence ATGAAAGCCGAAATTCACCCGAACTATCATACGATTAAGGTCGTCATGACCGACGGAACCGAGTACCTGACCCGCTCGACCTGGGGCAAGGAAGGCGACACGCTGAACCTCGACATCGACCCGAAGTCGCACCCGGCCTGGACCGGCGGCAGCGCCCAGATCATGGACCGCGGCGGCCGCGTTTCGCGCTTCCAGAAGAAGTTTTCGGGCTTTCTCAAAAAGGATTGA
- a CDS encoding GNAT family N-acetyltransferase produces the protein MSALHLRPYRPEDEAAAIDLWHRTWQQAYPQIDFAARLDWWRERWRKDLVPKASIVVAEQDGALTGFVTIDGDGYLDQLVVDPAHWGSDAARLLVDEAKRLSPTGVTLLVNKDNARAIRFYERNGFAHAGDDVNPTSGRPVLKMAWRA, from the coding sequence GTGAGCGCCCTCCATCTCCGCCCCTACCGGCCCGAGGACGAAGCGGCCGCGATCGACCTCTGGCATCGCACCTGGCAGCAGGCCTATCCGCAGATCGACTTCGCCGCCCGCCTCGATTGGTGGCGCGAGCGATGGCGCAAGGACCTGGTGCCGAAGGCCTCGATCGTCGTCGCCGAACAGGATGGCGCCCTCACCGGCTTCGTTACCATCGATGGCGACGGCTATCTCGACCAGCTCGTGGTCGATCCCGCCCATTGGGGCTCGGATGCAGCAAGGCTGCTGGTGGATGAGGCCAAGCGCCTGTCCCCGACTGGCGTCACGCTGCTCGTCAACAAGGACAACGCGCGCGCCATCCGCTTCTATGAGCGCAACGGCTTTGCCCATGCCGGCGACGATGTGAACCCGACCTCGGGCCGTCCGGTGCTGAAGATGGCATGGCGGGCGTGA